In Candidatus Hydrogenedentota bacterium, the genomic window GGCCTGGACGGCTTCGCGCCCGGCGCGACCCTGACCGTGGTTCTCCACCACACCAACGGCGCCGCGGAAGAGTTCCCCGTGAACCACACCTACAACGACGCCCAGATCGCCTGGTACCGCGCGGGCGGCGCCCTGAACCTCATCCGCGCCCAGCAGGCGTAATGCCACAAAGATGAAGGGCTCTGGCTCCCCCTTCTGAGGGGGGCCGCGCCTTGCCCGCGCACCCGCCGCACAGGCATAATCCGCGCGTCATGAAACACACACGCCGCCCATATTCCGTCACCGCGCGCCTGGGCCTGCTCGCGCTGGGGCTGCTGCTCCTTTCGGGCTGCACGGCCCGGCCCGCCATCAACGGGCGGCTGGACCACTACGCGCCCAACCAGGGCTACCGCTACGAGTCCACCCGGCCCGGCCCGGACAACTCGGACAGTCTCCTGGTCATCCTCACCTTTTCCGGCGGGGGCACCCGCGCCGCCGCCCTGGCCTACGGCACCCTCGAGGCGCTCCGCGACACCACCATCGAGTGGGAGGGGCGCACCCGCCGCCTGATTGACGAGGTGGACGCCATCTCCTCCGTCTCCGGCGGCAGCCTGCCCGCGGGCTACTACGCCCTCTTCGGCGACCGCATCTTCGAGGATTTCCCGGACAAGGTCCTCTACAAGGACATCCAGGGGAACATCATCAAGCAGGTGCTGGCCGTGCGCAACTACGCCCGGCTCATGTCCCCCTTCTTCAGCCGCACCAACCTGATGGCCGAGGACTTTGACGAGAGCATCTTCGAGGGCAAGACCTTCGGCGACCTCGCCGCGCGGGGGAACCGCCCCTTCCTCATCATGAACGCCACCAACATGCACCAGGGCAGCCGCTTCGAGTTCACCCAGGAGCAGTTCGACCTGCTCTACTCCGACCTCTCCAAGTACCCCGTGGGCTACGCCGCCGCCGCCTCGGCCGCCTTCCCCGGCCTGCTGACGCCCATCGTGGTCCGCAACCACGAGGAGGGCAGGGACTATGAACTGCCCCTGTGGGTGCGGGAAACCCTGGCCGCCGGCGACCCGGGCCGCTACGGATACCAGTTGGCGGAGGAGATGCTCGCCTACGTCGAGCACGAGCAGCCCTACGTCCACCTGGTGGACGGCGGGGTCTCGGACAATCTCGGCCTGGTCCCGGTCATCCTGGGGATGCAGGGCGGCATCACCACCGCCGCGCTCTGGCCCGCCTTCACCAGCGGACAGGTGAAAAAGGTGGTCATCATCACGGTGAACGCGAAGAAGGGCCATGAGGGCGAACAGGAGCTGACCGCGAAAATCGCCGGACTCTTCCAGGTGCTGGACAGCGCCACGGGCACCCCCCTGGAGACCTTTTCCCAGGCGCAGATCGAGTACCTCAAACTGCTCATCTACACCCTCAGAAGGGACCCCCAGAGCATCTGGGACTTCCGGGGAAGCATGCACGGCGGGGCGCGCGGCGCCATGCTGGGGCCCGTCCGGCCCGTGGACTACCACTTCATCGAGGTCGCCTTCAACCGCCACGACAACGCGGAGGAGCGGCGCTACCTGAACAGCCTGCCCACCTCGTTCAGGCTCAAGACCGAGCA contains:
- a CDS encoding patatin-like phospholipase family protein; translated protein: MKHTRRPYSVTARLGLLALGLLLLSGCTARPAINGRLDHYAPNQGYRYESTRPGPDNSDSLLVILTFSGGGTRAAALAYGTLEALRDTTIEWEGRTRRLIDEVDAISSVSGGSLPAGYYALFGDRIFEDFPDKVLYKDIQGNIIKQVLAVRNYARLMSPFFSRTNLMAEDFDESIFEGKTFGDLAARGNRPFLIMNATNMHQGSRFEFTQEQFDLLYSDLSKYPVGYAAAASAAFPGLLTPIVVRNHEEGRDYELPLWVRETLAAGDPGRYGYQLAEEMLAYVEHEQPYVHLVDGGVSDNLGLVPVILGMQGGITTAALWPAFTSGQVKKVVIITVNAKKGHEGEQELTAKIAGLFQVLDSATGTPLETFSQAQIEYLKLLIYTLRRDPQSIWDFRGSMHGGARGAMLGPVRPVDYHFIEVAFNRHDNAEERRYLNSLPTSFRLKTEQVDRLRAAARDILGTHPAFQDLLEELRAEAEGKAPAEE